Proteins from one Bradyrhizobium roseum genomic window:
- the grxC gene encoding glutaredoxin 3, giving the protein MTAIEIYTRPGCGYCTAAKSLLTRKNAAFTELNVADEPAYREQMYERAGHGSTFPQIFIGTTHVGGCDELYALDRAGKLDGLLAGEKASS; this is encoded by the coding sequence ATGACCGCCATTGAAATCTACACCCGCCCGGGCTGCGGCTACTGCACCGCCGCCAAATCACTGCTGACGCGCAAGAATGCCGCGTTCACCGAATTGAACGTGGCGGACGAACCGGCCTATCGCGAGCAGATGTACGAGCGTGCCGGACACGGCTCGACCTTTCCGCAAATCTTCATCGGCACAACCCATGTCGGCGGCTGTGACGAGCTTTACGCGCTGGACCGCGCGGGCAAGCTCGACGGCTTGCTCGCCGGAGAAAAGGCCTCCTCATGA
- a CDS encoding carbon-nitrogen hydrolase family protein, whose translation MSDGSTFTAAMVQMRTGLLPGPSLEQGTKLIREAAAQGADYVLTPEVSNMMQLNRTALFEHLASEEDDLSLKAYRDLAKELKIHLHIGSLALRFSPDRAVNRSFLIAPDGSVLASYDKIHMFDIDLPGGESYRESANYQPGETAVISDLPWGRIGLTICYDVRFPALYRALAEAGASFLTVPSAFTRKTGEAHWHTLLRARAIETGCFVFAAAQCGMHENKRETYGHSLIIAPWGEILAEGGVEPGVFLAEIDTSRVETARKTVPSLQHGRRFGLADPKAGPEHLHLVRGSV comes from the coding sequence ATGAGCGATGGTTCCACCTTTACCGCCGCCATGGTGCAGATGCGCACCGGATTGTTGCCCGGGCCAAGCCTTGAGCAAGGCACGAAACTGATACGCGAGGCCGCGGCCCAAGGGGCGGATTACGTGCTCACCCCCGAGGTGAGCAACATGATGCAGCTGAACCGTACGGCGCTGTTCGAGCATCTGGCATCGGAGGAAGATGACCTCTCGCTGAAGGCTTATCGCGATCTGGCGAAGGAGCTGAAAATCCATCTCCATATCGGCTCGCTGGCGCTGCGCTTCTCGCCGGATCGCGCCGTCAACCGCTCGTTCCTGATCGCCCCCGATGGCAGCGTGCTGGCGAGCTACGACAAGATCCACATGTTCGATATCGACCTGCCCGGCGGCGAGAGCTATCGCGAATCCGCCAACTACCAGCCGGGCGAAACGGCCGTGATCTCGGATCTGCCGTGGGGCCGCATCGGGCTGACGATCTGCTACGACGTGCGCTTTCCGGCGCTGTATCGCGCGCTGGCCGAAGCCGGCGCGTCGTTCCTCACGGTGCCGTCAGCGTTCACGCGCAAGACCGGCGAGGCGCATTGGCACACGCTGCTGCGCGCCCGCGCCATCGAGACCGGCTGCTTCGTGTTCGCCGCCGCGCAGTGCGGCATGCATGAGAACAAGCGCGAGACCTACGGCCATTCGCTGATCATCGCGCCCTGGGGCGAGATTCTTGCCGAGGGCGGCGTCGAGCCCGGCGTATTCCTCGCCGAGATCGACACATCGAGGGTCGAGACCGCGCGCAAAACCGTGCCGTCGCTGCAGCATGGCCGGCGTTTCGGCCTCGCCGATCCCAAGGCGGGCCCGGAGCATCTGCACCTCGTCCGGGGTTCGGTATGA
- a CDS encoding aspartate kinase, with product MGRLVMKFGGTSVANIERIRNVARHVKREVDAGHDVAVVVSAMSGKTNELVDWCRDASPLHDAREYDAVVASGEQVTSGLLAIVLQGMGIQARSWQGWQIPIVTSDAHASARILEIDGSEIMNRFADRKEVAVIAGFQGINPQTNRITTLGRGGSDTSAVAIAAAIRADRCDIYTDVDGVYTTDPRVVPKAKRLDKIAFEDMLELASLGAKVLQVRSVELGMVHNMPVFVRSSFDKPEDIDPHGTPPGTLICSEEEIMESHVVTGIAFSKDEAQISLRQIQDKPGVAAAIFGPLADANINVDMIVQNVSEDGKATDLTFTVPASDYNRARDTITSSKDKIGYARLDSATDVSKVSVIGSGMRSHAGVAAKAFKALAERNINIRAITTSEIKFSVLIDAAYTELAVRTLHTLYGLDQA from the coding sequence ATGGGCCGCCTCGTGATGAAATTCGGCGGTACGTCCGTCGCCAATATCGAACGCATCCGCAACGTCGCGCGGCACGTCAAGCGCGAGGTCGACGCCGGGCACGATGTCGCCGTCGTCGTGTCGGCCATGTCCGGCAAGACCAACGAACTCGTGGACTGGTGCCGCGACGCGTCGCCGCTGCATGATGCCCGCGAATATGACGCTGTGGTGGCGTCCGGCGAACAAGTCACGTCCGGCCTGCTCGCTATCGTGCTGCAGGGCATGGGTATCCAGGCCCGCTCCTGGCAGGGTTGGCAAATACCGATTGTGACCTCGGACGCCCACGCCTCGGCGCGGATTCTCGAAATCGACGGCAGCGAGATCATGAATCGTTTCGCCGATCGCAAGGAGGTCGCCGTCATCGCCGGCTTCCAGGGCATCAACCCGCAGACCAACCGTATCACTACGCTCGGACGCGGCGGCTCCGATACCTCGGCGGTAGCGATCGCGGCCGCGATTCGCGCCGATCGCTGCGACATCTATACCGACGTCGACGGCGTCTACACGACCGACCCGCGGGTGGTTCCCAAGGCAAAGCGGCTCGACAAGATCGCCTTCGAGGACATGCTGGAACTGGCCTCGCTGGGCGCCAAGGTCCTCCAGGTGCGATCGGTGGAACTCGGCATGGTGCACAACATGCCGGTGTTCGTCCGCTCCAGCTTCGACAAGCCCGAGGATATCGACCCGCACGGCACGCCGCCGGGCACGCTGATCTGCAGCGAGGAGGAAATCATGGAAAGCCACGTCGTCACCGGTATCGCCTTCTCCAAGGACGAAGCCCAGATTTCGCTGCGCCAGATCCAGGACAAGCCCGGCGTTGCCGCCGCGATCTTCGGGCCGCTGGCGGACGCCAACATCAATGTCGACATGATCGTCCAGAACGTCTCCGAGGACGGCAAGGCGACCGACCTCACCTTCACGGTGCCGGCCTCCGACTATAACCGCGCCCGCGACACCATCACCTCGTCGAAGGACAAGATCGGCTACGCCAGGCTCGACAGCGCCACCGACGTCTCCAAGGTCTCGGTGATCGGCAGCGGCATGCGCAGCCACGCCGGCGTCGCGGCAAAGGCGTTCAAGGCGCTGGCCGAGCGCAATATCAACATCCGCGCCATCACCACCTCCGAGATCAAATTTTCGGTGCTGATCGACGCCGCCTATACCGAGTTGGCGGTGCGTACGCTGCACACCCTCTACGGGCTCGATCAGGCCTAG
- a CDS encoding DUF1178 family protein gives MIRYNLRCEKGHTFESWFQSSAAYESQEKRKLVSCPSCGSAKVERAIMAPRIVSKKGRDTAPQAPTAEVTASSESTPLLMAQERELRAKIKELRDHIVKNADNVGERFPNEARKMHYGDIEHRPIYGEASAEEARALIDEGVEVSPLPVLPDDRN, from the coding sequence ATGATCCGCTACAACCTTCGCTGCGAGAAGGGCCATACGTTCGAAAGCTGGTTTCAAAGCTCGGCGGCCTACGAAAGCCAGGAGAAGCGCAAGCTGGTGAGCTGCCCCTCCTGCGGCTCGGCCAAGGTTGAGCGCGCCATCATGGCCCCGCGGATCGTGAGCAAGAAGGGCCGCGATACCGCCCCGCAGGCGCCGACCGCCGAAGTCACGGCATCATCGGAATCAACACCGCTCCTGATGGCGCAGGAGCGCGAGCTACGCGCCAAGATCAAGGAATTGCGCGATCACATCGTCAAGAACGCCGACAATGTCGGCGAACGGTTCCCCAACGAAGCGCGCAAGATGCATTACGGCGATATCGAGCATCGCCCGATCTACGGCGAGGCCTCAGCCGAAGAAGCGCGCGCACTGATCGACGAGGGCGTCGAGGTCTCCCCACTGCCGGTGCTGCCGGACGACCGGAACTGA
- a CDS encoding PH domain-containing protein, whose protein sequence is MGRYIDEILQPGEKVLYSTNAHWIYFLPAILGWIAAAVFLVASGMVPPGSPALVCLSLAAIAAIFALFKTATAWFHRWTTETDVTNYRVVHKTGFIQRQTFEMSVDKVESVDVNQSILGRLFNYGDVTVLGVGEGGKTLDMIASPLSFRNAITARPAGV, encoded by the coding sequence ATGGGCCGGTATATCGACGAAATCCTTCAACCCGGCGAGAAGGTGCTGTATTCGACCAACGCGCACTGGATCTACTTCCTGCCGGCGATTCTGGGGTGGATTGCAGCCGCCGTCTTCCTCGTGGCCTCGGGCATGGTACCGCCGGGTTCTCCGGCACTGGTATGTCTGTCGCTCGCGGCGATTGCGGCCATCTTTGCGTTGTTCAAGACCGCGACCGCCTGGTTCCACCGCTGGACCACCGAGACCGACGTCACCAATTATCGCGTCGTCCACAAGACCGGTTTCATCCAGCGGCAGACGTTCGAGATGAGTGTGGACAAGGTCGAGAGCGTCGACGTCAACCAGAGCATCCTCGGCCGCCTCTTCAACTACGGCGACGTGACGGTGCTGGGGGTCGGCGAGGGCGGCAAGACCCTCGACATGATTGCCTCGCCGCTGTCGTTCCGTAATGCCATCACCGCACGACCGGCCGGCGTATAA
- a CDS encoding DMT family transporter: MFTVASLWIPFTIVAALGQVARNAMQRSLTGPLGTWGATNIRFLFGFPFSIVFFVVVVAVTGDGVPWPTATFWPWLLLGALSQILATGLMLLAMNDRSFVVTTAYLKTEAIQTAIFGFIFLGDHLTLLKVVAIMIATIGVVITALRPGGEKGFAELKPTIIGLVAAGCFALSAIGFRGAIITVPGVSFVTAASYTLVWGLFVQTLVLTVYLVARAPDVLKKIFGLWKPSMLAGFMGAFASQFWFLAFALTAAANVRTLALVEVLFAQAVSYYSFKQPLSARELFGIALIVAGVALLVAV; this comes from the coding sequence ATGTTCACCGTCGCCTCGCTCTGGATTCCCTTCACCATCGTCGCTGCGCTCGGCCAGGTCGCGCGCAATGCGATGCAACGATCGTTGACGGGGCCGCTCGGCACCTGGGGCGCGACCAATATCCGCTTCCTGTTCGGCTTCCCGTTCTCGATCGTGTTCTTTGTGGTTGTCGTGGCCGTCACCGGCGACGGCGTGCCTTGGCCGACGGCGACTTTCTGGCCGTGGCTGCTGTTGGGTGCGCTGAGCCAGATCCTCGCCACCGGCCTGATGCTGCTGGCGATGAACGATCGCTCGTTCGTGGTGACGACGGCCTACCTGAAGACCGAGGCGATCCAGACCGCGATCTTCGGCTTCATTTTTCTAGGCGATCATCTGACGCTGCTGAAGGTGGTTGCCATCATGATCGCCACCATCGGCGTGGTGATCACGGCGCTGCGGCCGGGCGGCGAGAAGGGGTTTGCCGAACTGAAGCCGACCATCATCGGCCTGGTCGCCGCCGGCTGTTTCGCGCTGTCGGCGATCGGCTTTCGCGGTGCCATCATCACGGTGCCGGGCGTGTCGTTCGTGACGGCAGCGTCCTACACGCTGGTGTGGGGATTGTTCGTGCAGACGCTGGTCCTGACCGTCTATCTGGTCGCCCGCGCGCCCGATGTGCTCAAGAAGATTTTTGGATTGTGGAAGCCATCGATGCTCGCGGGCTTCATGGGCGCGTTCGCCTCGCAGTTCTGGTTTTTGGCGTTCGCGCTGACGGCGGCGGCCAACGTGCGCACGCTGGCGTTGGTCGAGGTGCTGTTCGCGCAGGCCGTGTCGTATTATTCGTTCAAGCAGCCGCTGTCGGCGCGTGAACTGTTTGGCATCGCGCTGATCGTGGCGGGTGTGGCGCTGCTGGTGGCGGTGTAG
- the ubiG gene encoding bifunctional 2-polyprenyl-6-hydroxyphenol methylase/3-demethylubiquinol 3-O-methyltransferase UbiG: MTMQQNSPAGLSTGSSVDPAEIAKFSKLSDEWWDPKGKMAPLHKINPLRLAYIRDAACRKFDRNAKSLSCLSGLRMLDIGCGAGLLCEPFTRLGAQVIGIDPSATNIAAAKLHADKAHLSIDYRCTTIEEMDVRERFDIVLAMEVVEHVTDVGAFLARCSAMMKPGGLMVVSTLNRNWKSFALAIVGAEYVLRWLPRGTHQWDKFVTPEELAQHLANNKLTITDQAGVVYNPLADRWNISSDMGVNYMVVAEGA, encoded by the coding sequence ATGACCATGCAGCAGAATTCACCCGCTGGTCTTTCCACCGGCAGCTCGGTCGACCCGGCCGAAATCGCAAAATTCTCAAAACTCTCGGACGAGTGGTGGGACCCCAAGGGCAAGATGGCCCCGCTGCACAAGATCAATCCGCTGCGGCTGGCCTATATCCGCGACGCCGCCTGCCGCAAGTTCGATCGCAACGCCAAGAGCCTGAGCTGCCTGTCGGGCCTGCGCATGCTCGATATCGGGTGCGGCGCGGGCCTGCTGTGCGAGCCGTTTACCCGGCTCGGCGCGCAGGTGATCGGGATCGACCCGTCTGCGACCAACATCGCCGCGGCCAAGCTGCATGCCGACAAGGCTCATCTGTCGATCGACTACCGCTGTACCACGATTGAGGAAATGGACGTGCGCGAGCGCTTCGACATCGTGCTGGCGATGGAAGTGGTCGAGCACGTCACCGATGTCGGTGCCTTCCTCGCCCGCTGTTCAGCGATGATGAAGCCCGGCGGATTGATGGTGGTCTCGACGCTGAACCGCAACTGGAAGAGCTTTGCGCTCGCCATCGTCGGCGCCGAATACGTGCTGCGCTGGTTGCCGCGCGGCACCCATCAATGGGACAAGTTCGTTACCCCCGAGGAACTGGCGCAGCATCTCGCCAACAACAAGCTCACCATCACCGACCAGGCCGGCGTGGTCTACAATCCGCTTGCCGACCGCTGGAATATCTCGTCCGACATGGGCGTGAACTACATGGTGGTGGCGGAGGGAGCGTAG